The genomic interval CGAGATGCTCACCCGCGCCGGCTTCGAGGTGGTCCGTGCGGACGGCGGCGCGGCGGCCGTGGCGACCGTCGTCGGCGGCCAGCGGGTCGATGCGGTGCTGCTCGACCTGGTGATGCCGGACCTCGGCGGCGAGGCCGCCTTCCTGCGCCTGCGCGCCGTGCGGCCGGATCTGCCCGTCGTGCTGGTCTCCGGCTACGACGACGAGCAGGCGAGCCAGCGCTTCGCGGCCCGCGGCCTCGCCGGCTTCCTGCGCAAGCCCTTCGAGCCGGACGAGGTGGTCGCGGCCGTCGCCGCGGCGCTCGGGAATCCGGGCTAGGGTCGCGCCCCCCTCGTCCGGAGCGCCGGTGTCCCACGCGATCGAGCTGCCCGTCTGGACCGTGCTGCCCTTCGCCGGCCTGCTCCTGTGCATCGCCGTGCTGCCGCTCGTGGTGCCGCACGCCTGGGAGCGCAACCGCACGAAGGGTCTCGTGGCGGCGCTCTTCGCGGCGCCGGTGGTGGTCTACCTGGTGGCCGCCCACGGCGCGGCCGGCGTCCACCAGCTCCTCGAGAAGGCCCACGAGTACGTGGCCTTCATCGTGCTGCTCGGGGCGCTCTTCGTGGTGAGCGGCGGGATCGTGATCCGGGGCTCGCTGTCGGGGACGCCGCTCCTCAACACGGCGCTGCTCGCGATCGGCGGCGCGATCGCGAGCTTCGTCGGCACCACCGGCGCCTCGATGCTGCTGGTCCGGCCGCTGCTGCGCGCCAACGCCTCGCGCCAGCGCAAGGCCCACATCGTGGTCTTCTTCATCTTCGTGGTGTCGAACTGCGGCGGGCTCCTGACCCCCCTCGGCGACCCCCCCCTCTTCCTGGGCTTCCTGAAGGGCGTGCCCTTCGGGTGGACCTTCCGCCTCTGGCGCGAGTGGCTGCTCGTGAACGGGCTCCTGCTGCTGCTCTTCAACCTCTGGGATCAGCGCGTCTTCGACCGCGAGGAGCGCGAGCGCCCCGGCTCCCAGCTCGAGGAGGTGCAGCGCCACGCGCCGCTGCGGATCGCGGGCCAGCGCAACCTGGTCTTCCTCGCCGCGATCGTCGCGATCGTCTACGCCTCGGGCAGCGGCCTCGGGGCCGGCGGCGCGCCCTGGCCGCCGGGGCTCCAGGAGGTGCTCATGGCGGCGGTCGCGATCGCGGCCTACCTGGCCACGCCCGCCGCCTACCACCGCGAGAACGGCTTCGGCTTCGGGCCGATCATCGAGGTGGCCCTCCTCTTCGCGGGCATCTTCGTCACGATGGCGCCCGCGCTGCTGCTCCTGAACCAGCACGCCCCGAGCTTCGGCATCCGCGAGCCCTGGCAATTCTTCTGGGCGACCGGCGTGCTCTCGAGCTTCCTCGACAACGCGCCCACCTACCTGACCTTCGCCGCCACCGCCGTCGGCCTCGACGGCGTCGGCCTCGAAGGCCGCTACCTCGCCGAGTACCTGGCGCTCGGCCCGCGCGCCCACGAGATCCTGGCCGCGATCTCGACCGGCGCCGTCTTCATGGGCGCCAACACCTACATCGGCAACGGCCCGAACTTCATGGTCAAGGCGATCGCCGAGCAGAGCGGCGTCGCGATGCCGGGCTTCTTCGGGTACATGGCCTACGCGGGAGCCGTGCTGCTCCCGCTCTTCGTGCTGGTGACCTTCGTGTTCTTCGTGTAGGGCAGCCGATCGGCTGCCGATCCCGGGGAGGCTCCCGGCCACACCCGTGCGTCCGGTCGCACGAGCCGAACGCGTCGAGCTCGAGCCGGCGGCCGCGGACCTCGGGGGCGCGATGCGCCTGCCGAGATCACCGCCGGCGGGGAACCAGCGGCGGGATCAGCGCGCGAAGCCCGGCGGCGCCGTCACCACCGCGACGGCGCACTCGCTCTTCTCGAGCAGGTACTCGACGCCGTGGCCGAGGAAGGGGCGGCCCGAGAGCTGGCGCAGGTTCGCGGCCAGGACGATCAGGTCCACCTGCTCGTCGCGCGCCAGGGCGAGGAGCACGTCGGGCGTGAACAGGCCCGTGCGGATCGCGGTGCGGGCGTGCGCGCCGAACTCGCCCGCCAGCGCGCGCGCCTCGCCGACGACCCGCTCGGCAACCGAGATCGAGCCCTCGCTTGCGGTCGCGCCCGGCGCGGCCCCGAGCGTGTCGTGCATCCAGCCCGGGAGCGCCACCTCCTGGGCCGGCGTCGGCGCGGTCACCACGTGCGCGATCACGACCTCGGCGCCGAGCGCGGCCGCGAGCCCGAAGGCCATCTCCTGGGCCGCGCGCCCCGGCTGGGTGCCGATCGCGGGCACCAGGATGCGACGGATCGGCAGCTCGCCCGCGTCGGCCGGCGGGGCGCCCGCGCCGCGCCGCACCATCACGACCGGCAGCGGGCTCGCGCTCAGGAGGTCGTCGACGAGCGGCGAGACGAGCCGCCCCTCGACGCGCGCGTCGGTGGCGCCGAGTGCGATGACCCCGTAGCCGAGCGCCGCGTGGTCGAGGATGGCGCCGAGCCGGTCGCCACCCCGGATGCTCTCGCGGCGCGCCACCCGGTGGCGGAACGCCGCGGCCACGCGCTGGACGTCGGCCTCGGGCGCGTCGCCGCCCACCGAGAGCACGACGGCCTCGGCCTCGGCCGGCCACGCCAGGTCGAGCAGGCGCGCGGCCAGCACCGAGTTCGGGCCGCCGTGGCTGGGCAGCAGGATCGGGAGCGCGCGCACCAGCACGTTGGCGCCGAGCACCCGTTCGCGCTCGAGCCGCTCGCGCTCCTCCCGCGAGCCCTTCCAGGTCGACAACGCCCAGCGCAGGAGCGGCGGCGCCATCATCGAGGTGGCCATCGCGAGCAGCACCACGACGGTGTAGGACTCGGGGGAGAGCACCCCGAGCGAGAGGCCGACGGTGGCGACCACGATCTCGACGGCGCCGCGCGCGTTCAGTCCCGCGCCGAGCGCCATCCCCTCGCGCCGCGGGAGCCCCGCCAGCCGCGCGCCCAGGTAGGCGCCGGCGAACTTGGACAGGCTGGCGACCGCGAGCACGACGAGCCCCCAGACCCAGACCTCGCGCTGCGCCAGGAGGGTCAGGTCCACGCGCAGGCCGGCGGAGGCGAAGAAGAGCGGCGCGAGGAAGGAGAAGGTCACCGTGTGGAGGGCGGCGAAGGCCTCGTGCTCCTGGTAGCGGGAGCGGCCGAGCACGATGCCGGCAATGAAGGCGCCGAACACCGCCTCGAGCCCGATCGCGTGGGTCAGCGCGCCTGCCGAGAGCCCCGCCAGCACCATCACGCCGGCCGCGCCGAAGGCGCCCGAGCGCCGGATCCGGACGCCGCGCAGGAGGGCGTCCACCGCGCGCTGCCCGGGCAGGAAGGCGACGAGCAGGAAGAGCGCGAGTCCGAAGCCGGTGAAGGCGAGTCCGCTCGCGTCGAAGTGGCCCGAGCGGGCGAGCCCGGCGACCACGCCGAGCAGGACCCAGCCGGCCAGGTCGTTGGCCATCGCCGCGGTCAGGATCACCTGGGCGACGGTGCGCCGCATCAGGCCCATCTCGGAGAGCACCTTGGCGATCACCGGCAGGGCCGAGATGCCGAGCGCGATCCCGACGAAGAGCGCGAAGACGCTGCGCTCCGCACGCTCGCCCAGGAACACCGCGGGCATCACCAGCCCGACACCGACCCCGAGCGCCACCGGGAGCAGCAGGCTGCCGACGGCAACCCGCGCGGTCGCGCCGCCGAGCCGCCGGATCAGCCGCAGGTCGGTCTCGTAGCCGGTCACGATCATCAGCAGGAAGGCGCCCACCCAGCCGACCGCGGCCAGCATCGCCATCTGCACGGGCACGCCCGGGAAGAGCCAGGCCTGCGCGTCCGGTGCGAGCTGGCCGAAGACCGACGGCCCGAGCACGAGGCCCGCCGCCAGCTCGCCCACCACGGCCGGCTGCCCGATCCGCCGCAGCAGCCCGCCGAGCGAGCGCGCCACCGCCAGCAGCGCGACGAGCTGCAGCCAGAACAGGAGGAGCTGGTCGTGTGACGGCATGTGGGCCCACACCCCCGACCCGTGGAGCGAGAGCAGCCTAACCCGCGGCCTCGGGCATCGCGACCGCGTAGACTCCCGGCGCGTGCGCGCTCGTCTCGCAGTCCTCGCCCTCGTCTCCGGCCTCGTGCTGCTCGGGTGCGATCCGTCACGCGGCGGCGACACGCTCGTGTTCTGGGCGCTCGGCAGCGAGGGCGCCGCGGCCGAGGCGCTGGCGCGCGCCTACGAGGCGCGCACGCCCGGGGCGCGCGTGCGCGTGCAGCAGGTCCCCTGGAGCGCCGCGCACGAGAAGCTGCTCACGGCCTACGTCGGCGGCGCCATGCCGGACCTGTTCCAGCTCGGCAACACGTGGGTCGCCGAGTTCGTGGCGCTCGGCGCGCTCGAGCCCCTCGACGAGCGGATCGCGGCGTCGCCGGTCTTCGCCGCCGGCGGCTGGTTCCCCGGCGCGCGCGAGGCGGCGCGCGCCGGCGGTGTCACCTGGGGCGTGCCCTGGTACGTCGACACCCGCGTGCTCTTCTATCGCGCCGATCTGCTGGCCGCGGCCGGCGTCCCGGAGCCGCCCGCCACCTGGGAGGGCTGGCTCGCCGCGTGGCGGGCGATGAAGCGGCGGGACCCGGGGGCCTGGCCCGTCCTGATGCCGCTCGGCGAGTGGGAGGTGCCGGTGATCCTGGCCCTGCAACGCGGGGCCGGGCTGCTGCGCGAGGGCGGCCGCTACGGCGCCTTCCGCGACCCGCGCTTCCGCGAGGCGCTCGCGTTCTACGCGGCGCTCTTCGAGCAGGGCCTGGCGCCGCCGGCCGGCACCGGGGCGGTCGCCAACCTGTACCAGGACTTCGCCGCCGGCTTCTTCACGGCCTTCGTGACGGGGCCCTGGAACCTGGGCGAGATGGCCCGCCGCCTGCCGCCCGCGCGGCAGGACGACTGGGCGACCGCGCCGATCCCGGCGCTCGACGCCGCGCACCCGAGCGTCTCGATCGCCGGCGGCGCCTGCCTCGCGATCCGGCGCGGCTCGCCGCGCCGCGAGGCCGCCTGGCGCTTCGTCGAGTTCCTCTCCGAGCCCGCCCAGCAGATCGCCTTCCATGCCCGCACCGGCGACCTGCCGCCGCAGGCCGCCGCCTGGGAGACGCCCGCCCTGCGCGACGACCCGCGCGCCGCCGCGTTCCGCCGGCAGCTCGCGAGCCTGCGCCCGACCCCCGCGGTCCCCGAGTGGGAGCGGATCGCCGCCGGGATCGCGCGGGAGGCCGAGGCGCTGGTGCGCGGCGAGGTCACGCTCGACCGGGCGGTGGCGCGCCTCGACGAGGCCACGGACGCGATCCTCGAGAAACGCCGCTGGCTGCTCGCGCGGCAGGATGCCGCGCGGTGAGCCGCCGGCCTCCCGCCGCCTGGTGGTTCCTCGCGCCGGCGCTCGCCGCGATCGCGCTCTTCTTCCTCGTCCCCGTGCTGGCCTCGCTCCTGCTCTCGCTCACCGACTTCGACATCTACGCGATCGGCGACCCCGGCACGGTGCGCTTCACGGGCCTGCGCAACTACCGCAGGCTCCTCGGGGACGTGTCGTTCTGGACCGCGCTGCGCAACACGCTGGTCTTCGTCGGGATCGGCGGCCCGCTCTCGCTCGCGGTCTCGCTCGGTGGCGCCCTGCTCGTCGACGCCCCGGCGGTCCGCCTGCGCGGCTTCTTCCGGACCGTGTACTTCCTGCCGGTCGTGACCACGCTCGTGGCCGTCGCCGTGGTGTGGCGGGCGCTCTACCACCCGCGCGTCGGCCCGCTCGCCGTGCTCTTCGAGGCGCTCGGGCTGCCGGCCGTGGACTGGCTCGGCGATCCGCGCTTCGCGATGCCGGCGATCATCCTGATGGCGGTCTGGAAGAACTTCGGCTTCAACCTGGTGATCTTCCTGGCGGGGCTCCAGGCGATCCCGGAGCGGCTCTACGAGGCCGCCCGCATCGACGGTGCGGACGCCTGGCAGCAGCTCCGCCACGTCACCCTGCCGATGCTGGCCCCGACCTTCGTGTTCGTCTCGATCTCCACCGCGATCGGCTACTTCCAGCTCTTCGCCGAGCCCTACGTCATGACCCACGGCGGGCCGTCGGACGCGACGCTCAGCATCGTGCTCCTGATGTACCGCGAGGGCTTCCGCTGGTGGAACCTCGGCTACGCGGCGGCGGTGGCGTTCGTGCTCTTCCTGCTGATCCTGGCCGCCAGCGCGCTCCAGCTCCGCCTGCAGCGCGGCACCGCCTTCGGGGCGGGCCTGGAGCCGCGGGCGTGAGGAGCGGTCTCCTGCGCGCCGGGCGGGTCGCCGCGCTGCACGCGGCGCTCGTCGCGCTCGCCGGGGCGGCGCTGCTGCCGCTCTGGTGGATGGTGGCGGCGTCGCTGATGCCGGCCGGCGAGGCGGGCAGCGCCGGCCTGCGCCTGTGGCCCACCCGGCCGACGCTCGAGCACTACCGCGCGCTCTTCACCGAGCTCCACCTCGCCCGCCAGCTCGCCAACAGCGCGCTGCTCGCGACGGCGGTCACGGCGATCTCGCTCGCGGTGAACACCGCCGCCGGCTACGCCTTCGCGAAGCTGCGCTTCCGGGGCCGCGAGCCGCTCTTCCGCAGCCTGCTCGCCGCGATGCTGATCCCGGGCCAGGTCGCCATGCTGCCGCTCTTCCTGCTGCTCGAGGCGCTCGGGCTCGTGAACACCTTCGCGGGCGTGATCGTGCCCGGGATCGCGAGCGTCTTCGCGATCTTCCTGGTGCGCCAGTCCGCGCTCGGCATCCCCGACAGCCTGCTCGACGCGGCCCGCGTGGACGGGGCCGGCGAGGCGCGCGTGCTCTGGTCGATCGCGCTGCCCGCCCTGCGGCCGGTGCTGGCGACGCTCGCGGTCTTCACCTTCCTCGGCTCGTGGAACGACTTCCTGTGGCCCCTCATCGTGCTCTCCGACGACCGCCTCCAGACGCTCCCGGTGGCGCTCGCCAACCTGGCCGGCGAGCACGTGCAGGACACCGAGCGGATGATGGCGGGGGCGGTGCTGACCGTGCTGCCGGTGGTGCTGCTCTTCGTCGTGCTCCAGCGCCAGTATCTCGCCGGGCTCCTGGCCGGCGCGGTGAAGGAATAGGATGGCGGCGGCCGGCGCGAGGCGCGGGCGGTGGCCGGGCGTGCTGCTGGCCGTGGCCGTCGCAACGACCGCGACGGCGGCGACGATCGCGAGGATCGCAACGGCCGCGACGGGGGCCGAGTCCGTCGCGATCGACGACTTCGAGGGCGGCGCCCCGGGCTGGACGACCGCCACCTCGGAGGGAGCGCGCCTCGTGCTCTCGGTCGAGGAGGAGGCCCGGGGCCACGTGCTGCGCCTCGACTTCGACCTCGGCGGCGGCGCCGGCTGGGCGATCGCGCGCAAGGCCGTCGATCTCACGCTGCCCGAGAACTACCGGCTCGCGTTCCGGCTGCGCGGCGAGGGCCCGCCCGAGGAGCTCCAGCTCAAGCTCGTCGATCCGACGGAGACCAGCGTGTGGTGGTGGAGGCGGCGCGCGGCGCCCTTCCCGGGCGCGTGGCAGGCGATCGGCGTCCGCAAGCCGCGCTTCACCCTCGCGTGGGGCCCGGGCGGCGGCGAGCCGCGCCGGATCGGCTTCCTCGAGCTCGCCCTCGCGGCCGGGGACGGAGGGGCCGGCACGGTCTGGATCGACGACCTGCGGCTCGAGCCGCGCGAGCCCGCCGCGCGCCAGCCGACCCGGCCCGTGGCGCACGCCTCCTCGGCGGCGCCGGGCCACGAGCCGGCCGCGGCGGTCGACTCCGATCCGAGGCGGGTCTGGCGCAACGCGCCCGGCGACCCGGCGCCCTCGCTCTGGCTCGACTTCGGCCGCCCGCGCGAGTACGGCGGCCTCGTGATCGACTGGGACCCGCTCGACTACGGGGTCGCCTATCGGATCGCGACCTCGGACGACGGCGAGCACTGGGAGGCGGTGTTCCGGGCGCGTGCCGCCGAGGGCGGGCGCGACTGGATCTACCTGCCCGACCACGAGTCGCGCTTCGTGCGGCTCGAGATGCAGGAGTCGAGCCGCGGCCGGGGCTTCGGCGTCCAGTACCTCGGCGTGGTGCCGGCGGCCCTGGCCGAGTCGCCGAACCGCTTCCTGGCCGCGCAGGCGCGCGAGGCCCCGCGCGGCTACTTCCCGCGCTACCTGCTCGACGAGGCGGCGCCCTGGGCGGTGGTGGGCGCCGACGGCGACGACGCCGAGGGCCTGCTCGGCGCCGACGGTGCGCTCGAGGTGGGGCGCGAGGCGTTCTCGATCGAGCCCTTCCTGTTCGCCGACGGCCGGCTCGTGAGCTGGGCCTCCGTGCGGGCCACGCCGACCCTCGCCGAGGGCGACCTGCCGATCCCGTCGGTGACCTGGCTGGCGGGCGACGTGGTGCTCGAGATCACGGCCTTCGCGACCGGGCCGCCGGGCGCCTCGTCGCTGGTGGCGCGCTACCGCGTCGCCAACACCGGACCGGCACCACGGGCCGTGAAGCTCTTCGTCGCGGTGCGCCCCTTCCAGGTGAGCCCACCCTGGCAGAACCTCGGCATGGAGGGCGGCGTGGCGCGCATCCACCGGCTCGCGTGGGACGGCGTCGCGCTCACCGTCGATCGCGCGCGCCGCGTCCACCCGCTGGTCGAGCCGGAGGCCTTCGGCGCCTCGCGCTCCGAGGAGGGGCCCACCCCGCGCTTCTTCGCCGAGGGTCGCGTGCCGCCGCGGGCGCAGGGCGCCGCCGACCCGATCGGGCTCGTCGGCGGCGCCTTCGCCTGGCAGTTCGTGCTCGCCCCCGGTGCACACGACGAGGTGTCGCTGGTCGTGCCGCAGCACCCGGACGTCGAGCCGCCGCCGCGGCCCGGCTCGCGGCGCGCCGCCTCGCGCTGGACGGCGGGGCGCCTCGAGCAGGCGCGCCGGCACTGGCGCCGGCGGCTCGACGGCTTCGCGATCGACCTGCCGCCCTCGGCAGCGGCGCTCGAGGCGAGCGTGCGCGCCTCGCTCGCCTGGATCCTCGTCAACCGCGACGCGCCGCGCATCCAGCCCGGCTCGCGCGTCTACGAGCGCTCCTGGATCCGCGACGGCGCCATGACCGCGGCCTCGCTGCTCGAGCTCGGCTTCGCCGACGAGGCCCGCGAGTTCCTGCGCTGGTACGCGCGCCACCAGCGCGCCGACGGCCGCATCCCCTGCTGCATCGACCAGCGCGGCGCCGACTGGACGCCGGAGAACGACAGCGAGGGCGAGTTCGTCTGGGGCGTCGTCGAGACCTGGCGCCACACGCGCGACCTCGGGTTCCTGCGCGAGCTGTGGCCGGCGGTGGAGCGCGCGGCGCTCGCCATCGACGCGCTGCGCCAGGAGCGGCGCACGCCCGCCTGGCGAACGCGGGAGGGCGGGATCTTCTTCGGGCTCGTGCCCCAGTCGATCAGCCACGAGGGCTACGCCTCGCGCCCCGTCCACTCCTACTGGGACGACCTGTGGGCGGTCCGCGGGCTCGCCGACGCCGCGGCCGCTGCCGGGGCGCTCGGTCACGCCGACGCCGCGCGCCGCTTCGCGCAGGCCCACGGCGAGCTGCTCGGCGACCTCGTCGCCTCGCTGCGCACGGTCGTCGCGACGCGCGGGCTCACGACCCTGCCGGCCTCCGCGGAGCTCGCCGACTTCGATCCCAACTCGACCGCGATCGCGGTCGACCCGGTCGGCGTGGCGGGAGGCCTGCCCCAAGCCCTGCTCGCGAACACCTTCGAGCGCTGGTGGGAGGAGTTCGAGAGCCGCCAGCGGGGCGCGACCCCGCTCGAGGCCTACACCGCCTACGAGATGCGCAACGCGGTGGCCTTCCTGCTGCTCGGGCGGCCCGACCGGGCCCTCGCCCTGCTCGAAGCGCTGGTGGCCGACCAGCGCCCGCCCGCGTGGCGGCAGTGGCCGGAGATCAGCTGGCGCGATCCCGCGACGCCGCGCTTCCTCGGCGACCTGCCGCACGGCTGGATCGCCTCGACCTACCTGCGCTCGATGCGGCGGCTGCTCGTGGCCGAGCGCCACGGGGACGGGGCGCTCGTGATCGGCGCCGGGGTCCCGGAGCGCTGGGTGGACGAGGAGCCGGGCGTGCGCGCGCGCGGCCTCTCGACGCATTACGGCGTCGTCGATCTCGCCTGGCGCGCCGGCGGAGGGGATCGCGTCGAGCTGCGGATCGAGGGCAGGCTGGCGCTGCCGCCGGCCGGCATCGAGGTGGTCTCGCCGCGCGCGCGGCCGCTGCGGGCGGTCACCGTGAACGGGCGGGCGAGCGAGCGCTTCGACGCGCGCCACGCCTGGCTGGCCGAGGCGCCCGCGCGCGTCGTGCTCCACTACTAGGACCGGGGGACTGCTTGGCGCTCGACCCCGCCGCGCTCCTCGCGCGCCACCACGACCCGACGCCGCACGGCCGCTGGCTCTCGAACGGCCGCTACGCGCTCCTGCTGACGGGTGCCGGCACGGGGGTGTCGCGGCGCGGCGCGATCCAGCTCACGGGCTTTCGCGGCGACCGCGTCGAGGACGCCGAGGGCCTCTTCCTGTGGCTGCGCGACGCCGAGAGCGGAGCCTGGACGCGGATCGCCTCCGGCGGTGCGAGCGCGGCCCCCGGCCGGATGGTCTTCACCGAATCGTGGCAGGGTCTCGCGACCCGCGTCGAGGCGTGCGTGGCGCCCGATGCGGACCTCGAGCTGCGCCGCATCGAGGTCCGCAACGCCAGCGAGCGCCCGCGCCGCATCGTGCTGACCGCCGCCGCCGAGCTCGTGCTCGCGCCCCCCGCCGTCCACGCGGCGCACCCGGCCTTGGCGAAGCTCTTCGTGGAGACGGAGGCGGCGGGGGAGGGGGTCCTGCTCGCGCGGCGCCGGCCGCGCAGCGCCGGCGAGGCGCCGCTCTGGATGGGCGGCGCGCTCGCGGGCCCCGGCGGCTTCGAGGCCGAGACCGACCGCGCCCGCTTCCTGGGCCGCGGGCGGAGCTGGCCCGGCCCCCGCGCGGTCGCCGCTCCGGACGCGCTCGCGGGCAGCACCGGCAGCGTCCTCGATCCCGTGCTCGCCTTCCGCCGCAGCGTGCGGCTCGCGCCGGGCGAGGCCGCGAGCTGGCTGTTGCTGCTCGGCTCCGAGGACGAGCGGGCACCGCTCGTGGCTGCACTCGCGCGCCTCGCGCAAGCGGGCGCCGCCGACGCCGCGCTGCTCGGTGCCGCCGCGCGCGAGCGGGCGCTCGCCGCCCGCCTCGGCCTCGACGGCGCGGCCTGCGCGGCGCTGCACGAGCTCGCGGTTGCGATCACCTACGGCCACCCGGGCCTGCGCGCCGATCCGGCGCTGCGCGCGCGCGTGCGCGGGACGCGTGAGGAGCTCCTGCAGCGAGGGCACGTCCCCGAGCGGCTCCTGGTGGTCGAGCTGAGCGGCCCGGACGCGAAGCAGGCGGCCCCGGAGTGGGCGCGAGCCCAGACCTTCTGGGACGCGCAGGGCGCGTGCTTCGACCTGCTGGTGCTGGCCGACGACCCCGAGGCGCTCGCACCCGCCTTCGAGGCGGCGGGGGCGCCGCGCGTCGCGCTCCAGGCGAAGGGCGCGCTGGCGGTGCGGGAGCGGGAGCTCCTGCTGGCGGCAGCACGGCTCGCGACGACCGGCGCGCCGCCTGCGACCGCGGCGCTCGCCGGCCCCGTCCTGGCACCTCGGGACGGGCCTCGCAGCGAGCGCCTCGTCGAGCGCCCGCTCGCCCACCGGCGGCTCCCGCCCACCGACAACGGCTTCGGCCGCTTCGTCGCGGACGGGCGGGAGTACGCGATCGAGCTCGGGCCGGGGCCCGACGGCGAGCTCGCGCGCCCGCCGATGCCCTGGTGCAACGTCGTCGCGAACGAGCGCGTCGGCTTCGTGGCGAGCGAGGGCGGCGCCGCGACGACCTGGGCGGGGAACGGCCGCGAGAACCGGCTCACGCCCTGGAGCAACGATCCCGTCGCCGACCCGCCGGGCGAGGCGCTCTGGCTGCGCGACGAGGAGGCGGGGGTGTTCTGGTCGCCGCTGCCGGCGCCGGCCGCCTCGGGCGCGCCGTTCACCGTGCGTCATGGTCTGGGATACACGGTATGGAGTCACGAGACGGCGGGGCTCGCCCAGGAGGTGACCCGCTTCGTGCCGCTCGAGGATCCGCTCGCGGTGTGCCGGGTGCGGATCGAGAACCGCTCGGGACGCCCGCGGCGGCTCGCGCTCTTCGCGCTCCAACGGCTCGTGATCGGCGCGACGCCGGAGGACGGCGGGCGCACGGTCGTGACCGACGGCGAGCCCGCCGCGGGGGCGCTGGTGGCCGAGAACGCGATCGAC from Deltaproteobacteria bacterium carries:
- a CDS encoding glycosyl transferase, which codes for MALDPAALLARHHDPTPHGRWLSNGRYALLLTGAGTGVSRRGAIQLTGFRGDRVEDAEGLFLWLRDAESGAWTRIASGGASAAPGRMVFTESWQGLATRVEACVAPDADLELRRIEVRNASERPRRIVLTAAAELVLAPPAVHAAHPALAKLFVETEAAGEGVLLARRRPRSAGEAPLWMGGALAGPGGFEAETDRARFLGRGRSWPGPRAVAAPDALAGSTGSVLDPVLAFRRSVRLAPGEAASWLLLLGSEDERAPLVAALARLAQAGAADAALLGAAARERALAARLGLDGAACAALHELAVAITYGHPGLRADPALRARVRGTREELLQRGHVPERLLVVELSGPDAKQAAPEWARAQTFWDAQGACFDLLVLADDPEALAPAFEAAGAPRVALQAKGALAVRERELLLAAARLATTGAPPATAALAGPVLAPRDGPRSERLVERPLAHRRLPPTDNGFGRFVADGREYAIELGPGPDGELARPPMPWCNVVANERVGFVASEGGAATTWAGNGRENRLTPWSNDPVADPPGEALWLRDEEAGVFWSPLPAPAASGAPFTVRHGLGYTVWSHETAGLAQEVTRFVPLEDPLAVCRVRIENRSGRPRRLALFALQRLVIGATPEDGGRTVVTDGEPAAGALVAENAIDPGFGAGVAFGTVLAPPGVAPGYTTDRAGFVGRAGTLAAPAAVTGGAPLDGALGADLDPCFAWRLALALAPGAAVECSFLLGQERDRAAVRALLARWRAPGAVERALGKVHAEWERLTGALRVRTPVAAFDQLAGGWLLHQALGCRQRGRSGFYQPGGAFGFRDQLQDAAALVWAAPEHTRSQLLLHAAHQFVEGDVLHGWHPPGSKGIRTRRSDDPAWLPYVTAVYVGATGDEAVLDEPVPFLRARELAPGEDEALLTPEAGPETAPLHEHCLRALERAATRGVHGLPLMGSGDGSDGMDRVGREGRGESVWLGFFLYHVLERFLPLAERRGEAPRAARLRAYQADLRQALDAEAWDGAWYKRAWYDDGTPLGTAGADECRVDALVQAWSVLSGAARPERAAAAIDAVERELVDGEAGLVRRLWPPFDRSPHAPGFLEDHPPGIRENGGQSTHAALWVVRALAELGRRDRAAGLLERITPQWHARSREAVATYQVEPYVVAADVYGVSPHRGRGGWTWSAGSAGGLYRVLVETVLGLRLEAGRRLRLRPRIPDAWPGFELLLRAPDGRTRYAIRADNPGGRAGCVVGAQVDGRTAAIEDGAALVPLASDGALHEVRVLLG